From a single Fusobacterium ulcerans ATCC 49185 genomic region:
- a CDS encoding MgtC/SapB family protein, protein MNDNFTMNLSVYEIGLRIGMAIIIGGMIGYERGHNNRPAGFRTHILVCLGAAVVSMVQDHLRINIVRFAMENGNVAQVIKTDLGRIGAQVVSGIGFLGAGTIMRDKGTIGGLTTAASIWVTGCIGLGVGWGFYSMSFLSGLAVLLVLITLKKVERRFIDDRTISKIEIEYDAEINNGMYYSNTNEIFKEFSIRVRSMKKDPNENRILYTLVIPRQYSILDLTSEFSKNKEVTSIKIIK, encoded by the coding sequence ATGAATGATAATTTTACTATGAACCTTAGTGTTTATGAGATAGGCTTGAGAATAGGAATGGCTATCATTATAGGTGGTATGATAGGTTATGAAAGAGGTCATAATAACAGACCTGCTGGATTTAGGACTCATATACTTGTATGTTTGGGAGCAGCAGTAGTTTCTATGGTGCAGGATCATTTGAGAATAAACATAGTCAGATTTGCTATGGAAAATGGAAATGTAGCTCAGGTTATAAAAACTGACTTAGGAAGAATAGGTGCTCAGGTAGTAAGTGGGATAGGTTTTCTAGGAGCGGGAACTATAATGAGAGATAAGGGAACTATAGGTGGACTTACAACAGCAGCTTCTATCTGGGTAACTGGATGTATAGGATTGGGAGTAGGATGGGGATTCTATAGTATGTCTTTTCTTTCAGGGCTTGCAGTTCTTTTAGTTCTTATAACATTGAAGAAAGTAGAAAGAAGATTTATTGATGATAGGACAATTTCAAAAATAGAAATAGAATATGATGCTGAAATTAATAATGGAATGTATTATTCCAACACTAATGAAATATTTAAAGAGTTTAGTATAAGAGTGAGAAGTATGAAAAAAGATCCTAATGAAAATAGAATATTATATACCCTTGTTATTCCAAGACAGTATAGTATTTTAGATCTTACATCTGAATTCTCCAAGAATAAAGAAGTAACTTCAATAAAAATAATTAAATAA
- a CDS encoding 2-hydroxycarboxylate transporter family protein: MKEKFKLAGLEMKYFIPIVIILTAAVALGKLPKGMLGAFPIMIAIGAILDYIGNKTPIVKDYLGGGPIVIIFASAALVYFNILPSNETKIIKDFMTTQSFLDFYIAALIVGSIMGMNRKLLIKAAMGYLPVIIGGVVVSILFTGVIGYISGYGFVNAVFYIAIPIMGGGMGAGAVPLSQIFGQALNKQPTELLAVMVPAVALGNALAIVAAGLLDKLGKRFPSLTGNGKLLKAQDAEMTEEKKHTPLQYEELGMGLLMATSFFIFGNILSKFIPIHAYALMIISVAIVKILGVVNEYYEECCAKWFNFIMKNFTSALLVGIGIAYTSLKEVIEAFSPIYLLLVAATVIGAIVGTAIVGHLIGFYVIEGSITAGLCMANMGGTGDVAVMSAAHRMELMPFSQISSRIGGAFMLLLTSILINLLN; the protein is encoded by the coding sequence ATGAAAGAAAAGTTTAAACTTGCAGGCTTGGAAATGAAATATTTTATTCCCATAGTCATAATACTTACAGCAGCAGTAGCTTTAGGAAAACTTCCAAAAGGAATGCTTGGGGCATTTCCTATAATGATAGCTATTGGAGCTATTTTGGATTATATTGGAAACAAAACTCCAATAGTAAAAGATTATCTTGGTGGAGGGCCTATAGTTATAATATTTGCTTCAGCTGCATTGGTTTATTTTAATATACTTCCAAGTAATGAAACAAAGATAATTAAAGACTTTATGACAACACAGAGTTTTCTTGACTTCTATATTGCAGCATTGATAGTTGGAAGTATTATGGGAATGAACAGAAAACTTTTGATAAAGGCTGCAATGGGATATCTTCCTGTTATTATAGGAGGAGTAGTTGTTTCAATACTATTCACTGGGGTAATAGGATATATTTCTGGGTATGGCTTTGTTAATGCAGTTTTCTATATTGCAATTCCTATAATGGGAGGAGGAATGGGAGCTGGAGCAGTACCATTATCACAAATTTTTGGACAGGCTCTTAATAAGCAGCCAACAGAATTATTGGCAGTAATGGTTCCAGCAGTGGCACTGGGAAATGCTCTGGCAATAGTAGCTGCAGGGTTATTGGATAAATTAGGGAAAAGATTTCCAAGTCTTACTGGAAATGGGAAACTTTTAAAAGCTCAAGATGCTGAAATGACAGAAGAGAAAAAACATACACCGCTTCAATATGAAGAGCTTGGAATGGGGCTTCTTATGGCTACATCATTCTTTATTTTTGGAAATATTCTAAGTAAATTTATACCTATTCATGCATATGCTTTAATGATAATTTCAGTAGCAATTGTAAAAATATTAGGAGTAGTAAATGAATATTATGAAGAATGTTGTGCTAAATGGTTTAACTTTATAATGAAAAACTTTACATCAGCTCTTTTAGTAGGAATAGGAATAGCCTATACAAGTTTAAAAGAGGTAATAGAAGCATTCAGCCCAATATATCTTTTATTAGTTGCTGCCACAGTAATTGGAGCAATTGTAGGAACTGCTATTGTAGGACATTTGATAGGGTTCTATGTAATAGAAGGTTCTATAACAGCTGGATTATGTATGGCAAATATGGGTGGAACTGGAGATGTGGCAGTTATGTCAGCAGCTCACAGAATGGAACTTATGCCTTTCTCACAAATTTCATCAAGAATAGGGGGAGCTTTCATGCTTCTGCTTACCTCAATCTTGATAAATTTATTGAATTAG
- a CDS encoding SLC13 family permease, with protein sequence MSAKSVKRYSCIFLALLLILFIKHLPLPVGMKPLGMNVIGIFLGSLLLWLTVAIDWPSLLCITAIGLIPEIGFKNVFLSSFGNDTFAFLMCTFLCTYVLAETPFLKRCAVSFITSPIAKKGPWLFVISFISAIIFIGCFVSPSVLFVVFLPILEKINEILGLKKGDKIGKMLMISLAFCVSVAAGMTPIAHVFSIMAMGFYTTATGLTIGYAEYMAFAVPVGIICTVFLILIFRFILNPDMTKIKNIDVSSLKSEIKPMEKKEKAILGVFCIIVALWVLPSILKPYFPVICKKISSMGTAMPPMLGVICYSIMSFDEKPVLNFAEGMRKGVQWSSIIMAAGTLALGSAMTNQHVGLAQYLVETLTPILKEVSPMLLVLIFTLWACIQTNFSSNMVTVTVVTTVAIPLVQATNGAVSAPAIVSIIGMMSAFAFATPPAMPHIAIAIGSEWVESTDMFKYGFIFMAVAVIVTIFVGYPIASILM encoded by the coding sequence ATGTCTGCTAAAAGTGTAAAAAGATATTCTTGTATCTTTCTTGCATTACTTTTAATTTTGTTTATAAAACATCTTCCACTTCCAGTTGGAATGAAACCACTTGGAATGAATGTAATAGGAATATTTCTTGGAAGTTTATTACTATGGCTTACTGTTGCCATTGACTGGCCTAGTTTGCTTTGCATAACTGCAATAGGATTAATTCCAGAAATTGGATTTAAAAATGTTTTTCTAAGTTCTTTTGGAAATGATACCTTTGCTTTTTTAATGTGTACATTTCTATGTACTTATGTTTTAGCAGAAACTCCATTTTTAAAAAGATGTGCTGTTTCATTCATAACAAGCCCAATAGCTAAAAAAGGTCCATGGCTTTTTGTTATATCTTTTATTTCAGCAATAATATTTATTGGATGTTTTGTATCTCCATCTGTATTGTTTGTTGTTTTTCTTCCTATACTAGAAAAAATCAATGAAATATTAGGGCTAAAAAAAGGTGATAAAATAGGAAAAATGCTCATGATCAGCCTTGCATTTTGTGTATCTGTTGCTGCTGGAATGACTCCTATAGCTCATGTCTTCAGTATTATGGCTATGGGATTTTATACTACTGCTACTGGATTGACTATAGGCTATGCTGAATATATGGCTTTTGCTGTTCCTGTAGGAATTATATGCACAGTTTTCCTAATTCTTATATTCAGATTTATTCTTAATCCCGACATGACAAAAATAAAAAATATAGATGTTTCTTCTTTAAAGAGTGAAATAAAACCAATGGAGAAAAAGGAAAAAGCTATCCTTGGAGTATTTTGTATAATAGTTGCCCTATGGGTACTTCCTAGTATATTGAAGCCTTATTTTCCTGTAATATGCAAAAAAATCTCATCTATGGGAACTGCTATGCCTCCTATGCTTGGAGTTATCTGCTATTCTATAATGTCTTTTGATGAAAAACCAGTATTGAATTTTGCTGAAGGAATGAGAAAAGGGGTACAATGGTCAAGTATTATAATGGCTGCTGGTACACTGGCTTTAGGAAGTGCTATGACAAATCAACATGTAGGATTGGCTCAATATCTTGTAGAAACTTTGACTCCTATATTAAAAGAAGTAAGTCCTATGCTTCTTGTTCTCATATTTACTCTATGGGCTTGTATTCAGACAAACTTCTCTTCTAATATGGTTACTGTTACAGTTGTCACTACTGTTGCTATTCCTTTGGTGCAGGCAACTAATGGAGCAGTATCAGCTCCAGCAATTGTTTCTATTATTGGAATGATGTCTGCTTTTGCTTTTGCTACTCCTCCAGCTATGCCGCACATTGCCATAGCTATTGGATCAGAATGGGTAGAGTCTACTGATATGTTTAAATATGGATTTATCTTTATGGCAGTTGCAGTAATAGTTACTATCTTTGTGGGATATCCTATAGCTTCAATACTGATGTAA
- a CDS encoding toxin-antitoxin system YwqK family antitoxin: MKKLLLLIFSIILLSSCYEKEREVDISKKQERNGIVYIINESKPYSGKILRKYDNGQILLLMSYKNGKLDGKYVHFYRNGQIYIDSEYKDGKLNGPYNKYHFNGQIVLETNYVSGEPNGIYLEYSKEGEKIKEIKYDNGKILEIIQE, encoded by the coding sequence ATGAAGAAACTTTTACTGCTTATTTTTTCAATAATATTACTTAGCAGCTGCTACGAAAAAGAAAGGGAAGTAGACATCTCTAAAAAACAGGAAAGAAATGGAATAGTTTATATAATTAATGAAAGTAAGCCCTATTCTGGTAAAATTTTAAGAAAATATGACAATGGACAAATACTTCTTTTAATGAGTTATAAAAATGGGAAACTTGATGGAAAATATGTGCATTTCTATAGAAATGGACAAATATACATAGACAGTGAATATAAAGATGGAAAACTCAATGGTCCATATAATAAATATCACTTCAATGGACAGATTGTTTTAGAAACAAATTATGTTTCTGGAGAACCTAATGGAATCTACTTGGAATACTCAAAAGAGGGAGAAAAAATCAAAGAAATAAAATACGATAATGGAAAAATTTTAGAAATCATTCAAGAATAA
- a CDS encoding galactokinase — translation MIKGLVQDFKTLFNYSGAVEVFFSPGRVNLIGEHTDYNGGFVFPCALDFGTYAVVKRREDNVFRMYSKNFNKLGTKEFSLDKLINTPSDNWANYPKGVIKTFINAGYKIDKGFDVLFFGNIPNGAGLSSSASIELLTSVILKEIFNLDIDMIEMVKLSQKSENEFIGVNCGIMDQFAIGMGKKDNAILLDCNTLEYHYAPVELNGASIVIANTNKKRGLADSKYNERRNSCEAAVKVLNENGINIRNLGELSVEKFNKAKHFITDEEQLKRATHAVTENERTKIAVEKLNSGDVDAFGKLMNQSHISLRDDYEVTGFELDSLVEAAWEAKGVIGSRMTGAGFGGCTVSIVKDEFIDEFIKSVGEKYKGKTGLTADFYVAKIGDGSRKLGDF, via the coding sequence ATGATAAAAGGATTAGTACAAGATTTTAAAACTCTATTTAATTATTCAGGAGCTGTTGAAGTATTCTTTTCTCCTGGAAGAGTAAATCTTATTGGAGAACATACTGACTATAATGGTGGATTCGTATTTCCTTGTGCATTAGATTTTGGTACTTATGCTGTTGTAAAAAGAAGAGAAGATAATGTTTTTAGAATGTATTCTAAAAACTTTAATAAATTAGGAACAAAAGAATTTTCTTTAGATAAACTTATAAATACTCCATCAGATAATTGGGCTAATTATCCTAAAGGGGTAATAAAAACTTTCATAAATGCTGGATATAAAATAGACAAAGGATTTGATGTATTGTTCTTTGGAAATATTCCAAATGGTGCTGGACTTTCTTCTTCAGCTTCAATAGAACTTCTTACATCAGTTATCTTAAAAGAAATCTTTAATCTTGATATAGATATGATAGAAATGGTAAAACTTTCTCAAAAATCTGAAAATGAATTTATAGGAGTAAATTGTGGAATAATGGATCAGTTTGCTATTGGAATGGGTAAAAAAGATAATGCTATTCTTTTAGACTGCAACACTCTTGAATATCACTATGCTCCTGTAGAATTAAATGGTGCTTCAATAGTTATAGCTAATACAAATAAGAAAAGAGGTCTTGCTGATTCTAAATATAATGAAAGAAGAAATTCTTGTGAAGCAGCTGTTAAAGTCTTAAATGAAAATGGAATTAACATAAGAAATCTTGGAGAACTTTCAGTAGAAAAATTTAATAAAGCGAAACATTTCATAACTGATGAAGAACAACTAAAAAGAGCAACTCATGCTGTAACTGAAAATGAAAGAACTAAAATAGCTGTTGAAAAATTAAACTCTGGAGACGTTGACGCTTTTGGAAAACTTATGAATCAATCTCATATTTCTTTAAGAGATGACTATGAGGTAACAGGGTTTGAGCTTGATTCTCTAGTAGAAGCTGCATGGGAAGCAAAAGGTGTAATAGGTTCTCGTATGACTGGTGCTGGTTTTGGAGGTTGTACTGTAAGTATTGTAAAAGATGAATTTATTGATGAATTTATAAAATCTGTTGGAGAAAAATATAAAGGTAAAACTGGATTAACTGCTGATTTCTATGTTGCTAAAATTGGTGATGGAAGCAGAAAGTTAGGTGATTTTTAA
- a CDS encoding FMN-binding protein: protein MKKLLISALIVISSVAVFATSEGIGFGYKDEIKVSVEKDGDKIVAIKVLEMKDTKRIAEPAIEKLTSEIIAKQSVEVDDVAGATYTSQGFKEAVADALKK from the coding sequence ATGAAAAAATTACTTATTTCTGCTTTAATAGTTATATCTTCAGTTGCTGTTTTTGCAACATCAGAAGGAATAGGATTTGGATATAAAGATGAAATTAAAGTTTCTGTGGAAAAAGATGGAGACAAAATTGTTGCCATCAAAGTTTTAGAAATGAAAGACACTAAAAGAATAGCTGAACCAGCTATTGAAAAACTAACTTCTGAAATTATAGCTAAACAATCTGTTGAAGTCGATGATGTAGCAGGTGCTACTTATACTTCTCAAGGATTCAAAGAAGCTGTAGCTGACGCTTTGAAAAAATAA
- the galE gene encoding UDP-glucose 4-epimerase GalE codes for MAILVCGGAGYIGSHVTRALIDSGEEVIVLDNLQTGHVDAVHEKAKLVLGDLRDDEFMERVFKDNKIDGVIDFAAFSLVGESVEEPLKYFENNFYGTLCLLKAMKKHNVNKIVFSSTAATYGEPENVPILESDTTFPTNPYGESKLAVEKMLKWCDKAYGIKYTALRYFNVAGAHPSGEIGEDHSPESHLIPIILQVALGKREHIGIYGDDYPTADGTCIRDYIHVMDLADAHILALKRLNNGGESEIFNLGNGEGFSVKEVIEVARKVTNHPIPAIVSPRRAGDPAKLVASSDKAMKELKWKPKYNTLEKIIDTAWTWHKNHPEGYED; via the coding sequence ATGGCAATTTTAGTTTGTGGTGGAGCTGGGTATATTGGAAGTCATGTTACTAGAGCTCTTATTGACAGTGGAGAAGAGGTAATTGTGCTTGATAATCTTCAAACTGGTCATGTTGATGCAGTTCATGAAAAAGCAAAACTTGTTCTTGGAGATTTAAGAGATGATGAGTTTATGGAAAGAGTTTTTAAAGATAATAAGATAGATGGTGTAATTGATTTTGCTGCTTTCTCTTTAGTTGGTGAAAGTGTAGAAGAACCTTTAAAATATTTTGAAAATAATTTTTATGGAACTTTATGTTTACTAAAAGCTATGAAAAAACATAATGTTAATAAAATAGTTTTCTCATCAACTGCTGCTACATATGGAGAACCTGAAAATGTACCCATCCTTGAAAGTGATACAACTTTCCCTACTAATCCATATGGAGAAAGCAAGCTTGCTGTTGAAAAAATGCTTAAATGGTGTGATAAGGCTTATGGAATAAAATATACAGCTTTAAGATATTTCAATGTCGCTGGTGCTCATCCCTCTGGTGAAATAGGAGAAGATCACAGCCCTGAGAGCCATCTTATCCCAATTATACTTCAAGTAGCTCTTGGTAAAAGAGAACATATTGGAATATATGGAGATGACTATCCTACTGCTGATGGTACTTGTATCAGAGATTATATTCATGTAATGGACCTTGCTGATGCACATATCCTTGCTCTTAAAAGATTAAACAATGGAGGAGAAAGCGAAATATTCAACTTAGGAAATGGAGAGGGATTCTCTGTAAAAGAAGTTATTGAAGTTGCCAGAAAAGTAACTAATCATCCTATTCCAGCAATAGTTTCACCTAGAAGAGCTGGAGATCCTGCTAAACTTGTAGCAAGTTCTGACAAAGCTATGAAAGAATTAAAATGGAAACCTAAATATAATACTCTTGAAAAAATAATTGATACAGCATGGACATGGCATAAAAATCATCCAGAAGGGTATGAGGATTAA
- the galT gene encoding UDP-glucose--hexose-1-phosphate uridylyltransferase, whose protein sequence is MNIFEEVKLLLAYGLKNDLIGKYDEIISRNEIMSLLKLKDWEDVDISSKTIPQYPNEILENICNWAVEKGIIEDSIVVKDLFDTEIMGKITPSATHVIDKFIKISSLGGIEKATDNYYEFAQKTNYIRTDRIAKNMHWYSNTEYGDMEITVNLSKPEKDPRDIAKERLLPPSSYPKCLLCYENVGYAGRLNHPARQNHRVLPFFLEGEQWFLQYSPYVYYNEHAIIFSGEHRPMKINKDAFNRITAFIEQVPHYFVGSNADLPIVGGSILSHDHYQGGHHEFPMAKSPIEKTIIFKGFEDVEAGIVKWPMSVIRIKSPDRKKLVELAVKILDNWRRYSDESLGIYAFSEDTPHNTVTPIGRRREKDFELDLVLRNNRTSEEHPLGIFHPHEDVHNIKKENIGLIEVMGLAVLPGRLKEELEILGKYLTEADFETKIKNDPKVEKHLNWAVNIKKKYFEITSKNVESILKDEVGMTFSKVLEDAGVYKRNLEGEKGLLRFVQYINMN, encoded by the coding sequence ATGAATATATTTGAAGAAGTAAAATTGCTGTTAGCTTATGGATTAAAAAATGATCTTATAGGAAAATATGATGAAATTATATCCAGAAATGAAATTATGTCTCTTTTAAAACTTAAAGACTGGGAAGATGTGGATATCTCTTCTAAAACTATACCTCAATATCCAAATGAAATACTGGAAAATATATGTAACTGGGCTGTAGAAAAAGGCATAATTGAAGATAGTATTGTTGTAAAAGATCTTTTCGATACAGAAATAATGGGGAAAATAACTCCATCTGCCACTCATGTAATAGATAAATTTATAAAAATATCAAGTCTTGGAGGAATAGAAAAGGCTACTGATAATTACTATGAATTTGCTCAAAAGACTAACTATATAAGAACAGACAGAATAGCAAAAAATATGCACTGGTATTCAAATACAGAATATGGTGATATGGAGATAACTGTAAATCTTTCAAAACCAGAAAAAGATCCAAGAGATATAGCTAAAGAAAGACTTCTTCCTCCATCATCATATCCTAAATGTCTTTTATGTTATGAAAATGTTGGATATGCTGGAAGATTAAATCACCCAGCCAGACAAAATCACAGAGTTCTTCCATTTTTCTTAGAAGGAGAACAATGGTTTCTTCAATATTCTCCATATGTTTATTATAATGAACATGCCATTATTTTTTCTGGTGAACACAGACCTATGAAAATAAACAAAGATGCTTTTAATAGAATAACAGCTTTTATTGAACAGGTTCCTCATTATTTTGTAGGATCAAATGCTGACCTTCCTATTGTTGGAGGATCAATTTTAAGCCATGACCATTATCAAGGAGGACACCATGAATTTCCAATGGCAAAATCTCCTATAGAAAAAACCATAATTTTTAAAGGATTTGAAGATGTTGAAGCTGGTATAGTTAAATGGCCTATGTCAGTTATAAGAATAAAAAGTCCTGATAGAAAAAAACTGGTAGAGCTTGCAGTAAAAATACTTGATAACTGGAGAAGATATAGTGATGAATCTCTAGGAATATACGCATTCTCTGAAGATACACCTCATAATACTGTTACTCCTATTGGAAGAAGGAGAGAAAAAGATTTTGAGCTTGACCTTGTTCTTAGAAATAACAGAACAAGTGAAGAACATCCTTTAGGAATATTTCATCCACATGAAGATGTGCATAATATAAAAAAGGAAAATATAGGTCTTATTGAAGTTATGGGACTTGCTGTACTTCCAGGAAGACTGAAAGAAGAACTTGAAATACTTGGAAAATATCTTACAGAAGCTGATTTTGAAACTAAAATTAAAAATGACCCTAAAGTTGAGAAGCATTTAAACTGGGCTGTTAATATTAAGAAGAAATATTTTGAAATAACTTCTAAAAATGTAGAAAGTATCTTAAAAGATGAAGTAGGAATGACTTTCTCCAAAGTTCTTGAAGATGCTGGGGTGTACAAAAGAAACCTAGAGGGAGAAAAAGGTTTATTAAGATTTGTTCAATATATTAACATGAATTAG
- a CDS encoding LemA family protein, which produces MIILIVVIVLLVLLTVSYQNKFVKLHERVKNSWSQIDVQLQKRVDLIPNLVETVKGYATHEKETLDAVISARTRYTTASTVDEKMKASGELSGLLSRLMVVSESYPDLKANTNFMDLQKQLKDIEDKIGYARQFYNDTVTSYNQSIKMIPGSIFAGIFKFTEEPLFKAAEGAKEVPKVKF; this is translated from the coding sequence ATGATAATTCTTATAGTTGTAATTGTTTTATTAGTTCTTTTAACTGTATCTTATCAAAATAAATTTGTTAAACTTCATGAAAGAGTAAAAAATTCTTGGAGCCAAATAGATGTACAGCTTCAAAAGAGAGTGGATTTAATACCTAACTTAGTAGAAACTGTAAAAGGATATGCTACACATGAAAAAGAAACATTAGATGCTGTAATTTCGGCAAGAACTCGTTATACAACAGCTTCTACAGTAGATGAAAAGATGAAAGCCAGTGGAGAATTAAGTGGACTTTTAAGCAGACTGATGGTAGTATCAGAGAGTTATCCTGACCTTAAAGCAAACACTAATTTTATGGACTTACAAAAACAACTGAAAGATATAGAAGATAAAATAGGATATGCACGTCAATTTTACAATGACACTGTTACATCATATAATCAAAGTATAAAAATGATACCTGGAAGCATTTTTGCAGGAATATTTAAATTTACAGAGGAACCTTTATTCAAAGCAGCAGAGGGAGCAAAAGAGGTCCCTAAAGTTAAATTTTAA
- a CDS encoding DUF6709 family protein, with the protein MGISNVGYSIKRKNRLAAFLFIMGAILIFLGYVSYFGGSVSVAIDITVMWLLTGLSFFLVTAASCLIIKSEKDSYLGYLKDYCEKSSNYEYTWQKINELCSEKPLIKNVWINEKWMLFRIEKYLYIIDIDNIVWIYLEEARSNYSRKPIYGLCIAEETKNKYCIPVNENEIWIIDYLFKIHKRSLFGYNEEWQQLFENDFEKFKRFARKVS; encoded by the coding sequence ATGGGAATTAGCAATGTAGGTTATTCAATAAAGAGAAAAAATAGATTAGCTGCATTTCTTTTTATAATGGGAGCAATATTAATTTTTTTAGGATATGTATCTTACTTTGGAGGCTCTGTATCAGTAGCTATAGATATTACAGTAATGTGGCTATTGACTGGTCTTTCTTTTTTCTTGGTGACAGCAGCATCTTGTTTAATAATAAAATCAGAAAAAGATAGTTATTTAGGTTATTTAAAAGATTATTGTGAAAAATCTTCAAATTATGAATATACTTGGCAGAAAATAAATGAACTATGCAGTGAAAAACCATTGATAAAAAATGTTTGGATAAATGAAAAATGGATGCTTTTTAGAATTGAAAAATATTTATATATCATAGATATTGATAATATAGTATGGATCTATTTGGAAGAAGCGAGAAGTAATTACAGCAGAAAACCTATCTATGGACTGTGTATTGCAGAAGAAACAAAAAATAAGTATTGTATTCCTGTCAATGAAAATGAAATATGGATTATAGACTATTTATTTAAAATACATAAACGATCTTTATTTGGGTATAATGAAGAATGGCAGCAGTTATTTGAAAATGATTTTGAAAAATTTAAACGATTTGCAAGAAAAGTAAGTTAG
- a CDS encoding ROK family protein, whose amino-acid sequence MKSTSVKMKALELIKNADGISRIELAKELDITPAGIGKIVNGFLNKGIIKEYSEGISTGGRKPLILRINEENIGKILGISLAPRFIQISVGDINGKILKTKRYSLKKRLAQKENNIFKAVEVLIKRELRNEEITIISVIINGMVDSEAGISIFSPHYNWKNIKLKELLEKKFNKRVFIENDVRGMALTEKIFGSCREKHNFVVLNIGDGVGGSIFLNDSLYQGYGSMSGELGHMVVKRNSSEKCSCGKRGCLETEVSNVAVIKKVISQIKLNNYSSLKNILNEKGSLDIGDIINAVKEKDMLTLNIMNEAIYLTAHAIDGIISVINPEKIILFGAVFKSSFLFKTLVNEVKKVTLDEQNYEIKVSEFSDNIYEVSPFAVVNYNIFKEL is encoded by the coding sequence ATGAAATCAACAAGTGTAAAAATGAAAGCTTTAGAACTCATAAAAAATGCAGATGGAATTTCTAGAATAGAGTTGGCTAAAGAATTAGATATTACCCCAGCAGGAATTGGAAAAATTGTAAATGGATTTTTAAATAAAGGTATTATAAAAGAATACAGTGAAGGAATTTCTACTGGAGGAAGAAAACCCCTTATATTAAGAATAAATGAAGAAAATATAGGGAAAATATTAGGAATATCATTAGCACCAAGATTTATTCAAATATCAGTAGGGGATATAAATGGAAAAATATTAAAAACTAAAAGATATTCATTGAAAAAAAGACTGGCTCAAAAAGAAAATAATATATTTAAAGCTGTTGAAGTTCTTATAAAAAGAGAATTAAGAAATGAAGAGATAACTATAATATCTGTTATAATAAATGGAATGGTGGATAGTGAAGCTGGGATATCAATATTTTCTCCACATTATAATTGGAAAAATATAAAGCTTAAAGAATTATTGGAGAAGAAATTTAATAAAAGAGTTTTTATAGAGAATGATGTAAGAGGTATGGCTCTTACTGAAAAAATATTTGGTTCTTGCAGGGAAAAGCATAATTTTGTTGTACTGAATATTGGTGATGGAGTAGGAGGAAGTATCTTTCTTAATGATTCTCTTTATCAAGGGTATGGATCTATGTCAGGAGAATTAGGACATATGGTGGTAAAAAGAAATAGCTCTGAAAAATGTTCGTGTGGAAAGAGGGGATGTCTTGAAACAGAGGTATCCAATGTAGCAGTTATTAAAAAAGTAATATCTCAGATAAAATTGAACAATTATAGCAGCCTTAAAAATATTCTTAATGAAAAGGGAAGCTTGGATATAGGAGATATAATAAATGCTGTAAAAGAAAAGGATATGCTTACTTTAAATATAATGAACGAAGCAATCTATCTCACTGCTCATGCTATTGATGGAATAATTTCAGTAATTAATCCTGAAAAAATAATTCTTTTTGGTGCAGTGTTCAAAAGCAGTTTTTTATTCAAAACCCTTGTCAATGAAGTGAAAAAAGTAACTTTAGATGAACAAAATTATGAAATAAAAGTATCAGAATTTTCAGATAATATTTATGAAGTATCACCATTTGCAGTGGTTAATTATAATATATTTAAAGAGTTATAA